The Methanosarcina barkeri MS DNA window TTAGAAGTACATGATCACCTATAAACTTTCTGCTTGAAAACATGAGTCATAGACCAAAAGCAGAAGTAGATTGATAAGAAATTCATATATATAAGGCTATTTCCAATTCCAGGATAAAAAATGAACTAATACGTCATGGTTATAAGGAATGTCAGAAATTTTGATCTCATGGACGCAATTTATTATGAAGCTCATAAAAATCTCTATATTAATCTCACAAACCGCTGCAGTGCAGACTGCGTCTTTTGCATCCGTAATTTTGCAGACGGGGTTTACGGATATGACCTGAGGCTTTCAAGAGAACCGACAACAGAGGAAGTTATCGGAGCCCTTGAAGGACTGGATCTTTCAAAATACAGAGAAATCGTATTCACAGGCCTTGGAGAGCCAACAATCAGGTTCGATGTGGTGCTAGCAGTAACCCGCTGGCTGAAAAGCCGGAATATTCGAGTCAGACTAGATACTAATGGACAGG harbors:
- a CDS encoding TatD family nuclease-associated radical SAM protein, with amino-acid sequence MVIRNVRNFDLMDAIYYEAHKNLYINLTNRCSADCVFCIRNFADGVYGYDLRLSREPTTEEVIGALEGLDLSKYREIVFTGLGEPTIRFDVVLAVTRWLKSRNIRVRLDTNGQAALINPGRDVVSELKTAGLNSVSVSLNAESEDKYNKLCRPIHKNAYSAVLDFVKGARKAGISTRVTVVNVPEIDLKKCRKLAEELDSSFHIRTLSEAASKEI